The genomic DNA AAGGGCGTCGCGGCCCTGGAGAGTCTCGGTCTGATCGTCGACGTGCTGCCCTCGGCGCGCGCCGCCGGCGTCCCATTCGACTATCTCGCAGGCGACGACGCGACCCGCGCCGCCGACCTCACGACCGCTCTCACCGACCCCCGCTACCGTGCCGTCTTCATGGCCCGCGGCGGCTACGGCGCCCAACGCACCCTGGAGGGCGTCGACTTCGCCTCCCTGGGCACCCCCACGCCACGTGTGCTGGTCGGCTACTCGGACGTCACCGCGCTCATCGAGGCGGTCTCGGTGCACCTGGGCTGGGTGTCACTGTTCGGCCCGATGCCCGTCTCGGACGACTTCTCCGCCGGTTCGTACGCCTTCGACTCCCTGGCCAGGACCCTTTTCACCCCGGCCGAGGCCACCCGGCTCTCCTTCCCCGCGGCCCGCACCCTGGTCGGTGGCACGGCCGAGGGCGTCACGCTCGGCGGCACCGCCAGCCTGCTCTGCTCCTCGCTCGCGACCCCCACCTCGCGCCCGGCACGCGGCGGCATCCTCTTCCTGGAGGACGTCGACGAGGAGCCGTACCGGCTGGACCGCATCCTCACCCAGCTGCGCAGGTCCGGCTACCTCGACGGGGTCGCGGGCATCCTCTGCGGCACCTTCACCGGCTGCGGTGACCCGGCCGAGATCGACGCCCTGCTCATCGACCGGCTCGGTGACCTCGGGGCCCCCGTGCTGGCCGGCGCCGACATCGGCCACGGTGTCCCGATGCAGACCTTCCCGGTCGGCGTACCGGCCCGCCTCGATGTCGACGGGGGCACGCTCACCTTCGACGGACCGGTGCTCGCCTGACCGGACCGACGGCCGGTCAGGCGCCCTTCGGGCGGTGGCCGGGAACATCGGCCGGAGAAGTGCGGACGCGGCGGGGAGGAGTTCCCCGCCGCTTCTGCATGTCCTGACCCGGGCTGATCATTCGCCGGCGACCGCTGCGACGGACGCGGTACGGACCGCCGCCTGTTCGGTTGAAGTTCTTCACTCTGAGGGGTTGTTTTCAATCTAGTGAAGCTCTTCAATATGACCAAGCCCGGGTCGCCGAGGCCGCACATGCTCCGCCGAAGCGCTCGTTGTTCACCGGCGAAGCTCCTTCCGTCCCCACGCCACTGAGGCAGGTCGAAGCTGTGAGTGACGCAAACTACGTACCCCAGGACGGTCAGCCGGATCTGGACGCGCTCGTCGCCACAGTGGGAATCCAGATCAAGGCATTGCGCAAGCAAGCCGGTTACACCCTCGACGACCTCAGCCGAGGATCCGGTGTGAGCACCGGCCTCATCAGTCAGATCGAACGGGGCAAGGGCAATCCGTCCTTCGCCACCCTGGTCCAGATCGCGCACGGGCTGGACATCCCCATCGGCAGGCTCTTCCACCTGACCGAACAGATCAGCCCCGTGGTGCGGCGTGCCGAACGGCGCACTCTCGACTTCCACGGCACCGATGGACTCGACGACGCCAGCTACGAGCTGCTCACCCCTACGCTGAACGGCGCGCTCGAGGTCCTCTGGGTCGAGACCCAGCCGGGGCATGACACCAGCAGCACGCCCTTCCGCCACAACGGCGAAGAGTTCGGAATCGTTCTCTCCGGCGTCAAGGACGTCTATCTCGACGGCGTCCGGCACCGGCTCGAGGCCGGTGACTCGATCACGTACTCGTCGAGTACGCCGCACTGGTACGCCAACCCCGGCGACGAGCCGTCGACTTCCGTCTGGGTCATCACCCCGCCCAGCTGGTAGGCGGCCTCCGCCGTACTCCCCTTCCTCAACGCCCCGGCCGTCGGCCCGGGCGCAGGTCCCGCACGGCCTGAGCCGTGCGCCTTTCACCGCGAGGTGCCCCCGCTATGGCATCGCTCCACGAAAGATCAGCTACCGCAGCCCGTAATCCCCTCTCCCAGCGGCGCGCACTGCTGGCGCTCGGCGGCGGCAATGCCGTCGAGTGGTACGACTGGATGGTCTACGGCCTGCTCGCGTCCTCCATAGGACCGCAGTTCTTCCCCGCCACCGACGGCCTGTCGTCCACCATGTCCGCCCTGGCCGTCTTCGCGGTGGGGTTCGCCGCCCGGCCACTGGGCGCCATCGTGTTCGGCACGCTGGCCGACCGACTGGGCAGGCGGCTGGTCATGCTGCTGTCCATCGGATCGATGGTCCTCACCACCACGGTCATCGCATTGCTGCCCTCCCACGCGGTCATCGGCGTGTGGGCAGGCGTGATCCTCCTCGCCTGCCGGATCCTGCAAGGGCTGTCCACCGGCATCGAGGCACCGCTCAACTCCGCCTACATCGTGGAGATGGCGCCGGAGGGCCGCACCGCCCGCTTCGGCAGCATCATCAGCATCTACGTCCAGGTCGGCATCGTCGCGGCGTCACTGGTCTGCTTCCTCACCAGCGAGGCCGTCGGCCCCGAGGTCATGGGTGACTGGGGCTGGCGCATCCCGTTCGTGATCGGCGCGCTGGGCGGCCTCTTCTTCCTCTGGCTGCGCCGCTCCCTGCCGGAGACCCTGCACAGCGCGGCCGACGCCGCGGACCCCGACACCGCCGGGAAGCCCCGGAGGACGGGGGAGGTGTGGGCAGAGGTCGCCCACCACAAGCTGGCGCTGCTCACCGTCATCTTCGTCGTCGCAGCCGCCCAGGCGATCAACTACACCTGGACCACCGGTCTGCCCAACCTGGCCCGCTCCGCATACGCGGAGGACCCCAGCACCGTGTTCGCGGTCACCACCCTGTCGGGCGTGGTCGTCGGCGCGCTCTACCCTCTGGTCGGCCGGCTCGCCGACCGGAAGCGTATCTCGCGGACGTTCATCGTCACCCGCCTCGCGGTCGTCCCACTGGTCTTCGTCGTCCTCGCCTACCAGGGCAAGGGGATGACCACCTTCGCGCTCGTGATGCTGGTGGGCGCCCCGGTACTCGCCTTCACGATGGGCCTCTACAACACGGTGTCCGCCACCTTGATGCCGGCGAGCTGTCGCGTCACCGGCGTCGGTCTCGGCTACGCGGTCGGCGTCGCCGGCTTCGGCGGCACCGCCCCGTACGTCCTGCTGTGGCTGCAGGACGCCGGCGCCGGATGGGCCTTCCCCGTCTATGTCGCCGTGCTCTGCCTGCTCAGCGTTCTGCTCTACATGCTCGCCTTCCGCCGCGGTTCCGTACGCGCCGGAAGCTGAAAGGAGTCCCACCATGTCCACAACAGCCGCGCCGTCCGGCGCACTTGTCCACGGACAGTCCGTCACACTTGACGCCATCGAGGCGCCGGTCGTCCGGCGTTCCGACGTGGTCGTGGTCGGCGGAGGCCCCGCCGGTGTGAGCGCCGCGGTCTCCGCCGCCCGCAGCGGGGCGAGCGTGACACTGCTGGAGCGCTACTCGGCGCTCGGCGGACTCGCCTCCGGCGGCATGGTCCTCGTCCTGGACGACATGATCAACGGCAACGAGATCACGGTCACCGGTATCGTCGACGAGTACGTCGAGCGGATGGCCAAGCTGGGACTCGCGGTCTACCCGCCGGCCGAGGAGCGCGTCTCCTCCCAGGAGATGTGGAACAAGTGGGGCCGCTGGGGGGCATTCGACTTCCACTCCCACACCAGCCCCAAGCCGATCTGCTACGCGGTCGCCTTCGACCCCGACGGCTGGAAGCGCGTGTCCAACGACCTCGTCCGCGAGAGCGGGGTCGACCTCCGGCTGCACAGCTGGTTCTCCCGGCCGATCGTCCAGGACGGGGCGGTCAAGGGTGTCGTCTGCGAGACCAAGTCCGGTCCGCAGGCGGTCATGGGCGATGTCGTCATCGACACCACGGGTGACATCGACGTGGCATCCCGCGCCGGCGCCACGTACGACAAGGACAACTACCTCGTCACCCTGGTCTTCCGGCTCGGCGGCGTGGACACCGCGGCCGCGGAGCGCTTCGAGCAGGAGAACCCGCGGGAGGCCCGCGCGATCAACCGCAAGATCAAGCGGCTGCTCGGCGGCGCCTGGGAGCTGTGGTGGCTCAAGACGCCCGTACCCGGTGTGGTGTGGTGCAACGCGCCGCACATGACCGGATTCGACGGCACCGATCCGGAGTCGCTCACCGAGGCCGAGTTCGAGGCGCGGAGCCGTATCGGCAACGTGCTCGACCACATCAGGTCGGACCTGCCGGGCTTCGAGGGTGCGTATCTGCTCGATGTCGCCGAGCAGATGGGTGTCCGCCAGACCCGTCTGCTGCAGGGCGAGTACGTCGTCACCAAGGACGACGTCACCTCCCGTCGCCACTTCGCCGACAGTGTCTCGCGCGGCCGTGACTACTACACGCCGTACCGCTCGCTTCTGCCGCGCGGCGTCGACCAGTTGCTGGTCGCCGGCCGTCACTACTCGGCCACTCCCGAGGCACAGCGCATCTCGCGCGAGATTCCGCCCTGCATGGCCATGGGCCAGGCCGCCGGTATCGCCGCGGCGACCGCGGTCGAGCAGGGCGTGCCGGTACGGGACGTCGACCCGGCCGTGATCCAGAGCCGGATGCGCGACCAGGGCGCCGACCCGGGCGACGTCCCCGCCGAGAACGCCACCGTCGACGCGACCATGGAGGTCCGCGCATGAGCACCGTACAGCCGCTGAGCGGCATCACCGTCGTCGACTTCACCCAGGTCTTCATGGGCCCGTCGTGCACGCAGCTGCTCGGCGACTACGGCGCCGATGTGATCAAGGTGGAGCGGCCCGGTACGGGCGACATCGCCCGTACCTCGATCCCGGACCCGGCGGGCCTGGACAACCCCATCTTCCTGTCGATCAACCGCAACAAGCGGAGCATCAGCATCGACACCCGTACCGAGGAGGGACTCGAGGCCGTCCAGGAACTGGTGCGCGGCGCCGACGTCGTGGTCAGCAACTTCCGGGCCGGTGTCATGGAGCGTCTCGGCCTCGGCTACGAGGCGCTTCGGGAGCTGAGCCCGCGGATCATCTGGGCATCCGGAACCGGCTTCGGCACCTCTGGGCCTTACGCGCACAAGGGCGGCCAGGACGCCATCGCCCAGGCGTACAGCGGTGTGATGTGGCGCCGGGTCGCGGACGACGACCCCGTGACGCTCTACCCGACCACGCTGTGCGACTACACCACCGGCATGCACCTTCTCCAGGGCATCCTGCTCGCCCTGCTCCATCGCGACCGGACGGGCGAGGGGCAGAAGGTCGAGGTGTCGATGTACGACTCCATGCTCCACATGCAGATGCAGGAGGCGTGCCAGCAGCTCAACCGCGGATCCGAGATCAACTGGGCCGCCATGCCGCTCACCGCCGTGCTTCCCACCAGCGACGGTGCACTGATCATGGTCGGCGGCTTCAAGGCCGACCCGCTGCACCACATCAGCCGCGCCCTGGAGCTCGACGAGGACCTGGGCGAACGCGCCGAGTTCGACACCCTCGAGAAGCAGTTCGCCCACAGGCCCGAGCTGCAGCGCATCTTCGCGGAGGCCGTCGCAGGCAGGTCCACCGGCTACTGGGTCAAGCGCCTGGAGGAGGAGGACATCCTCTGCGCCCCGGTGCGCAGTCTGGAGCAGACGCTGGACGACGAACAGACGGCGGTCAACAACATGATCGTCGAGATGGACCACCCCGTCGCGGGCCGTATCCGCGCGCTCAACGCGCCGATCCACCTGTCCGAGGGCGCGGCCACCGTTCGCCGGGTGCCGCCCCGACTGGGCGAGCACGGCGAGGAGATCCTCGGCGAACTCGGCTACGACATGCAGCAGATAGCCGTGCTGCGCGAGAAGGGCATCCTGCGATGAGTGACCCGTACACCGACGAGGTGCGTTACGAGCGCGACGGGCACGTCGCCCGGGTCACCATCAGCCGTCCCAAGGTGCTCAACGCCGTCGACGCGAAGACGCTGGCCCGGCTGAACGAGATCTGGGCCGAGATCGAGGCCGACCGGGAGGTCCGCGTCGTCGTGGTCACCGGCGACGGAGACCGGGCGTTCTGCGTGGGCGCCGACATGTCCGCCGACGCGGTCGACAAGACCGGCCTGCAGTACTGGGCCGATCTCGACCCCAACGGCTTCGGCGGCCTGAGCCTTCGTACCAGCCTCGACGTCCCCGTCATCGCCCGGGTCAACGGCTACGCGCTCGGCGGCGGCATGGAGATGGTGCTCGGCTGCGACATCGTCGTGGCCGCCGATAACGCCAGGTTCGGCCTCACCGAACCGCGCGTCGGCCGGATCCCGCTCGACGGCGGCGTCTTCCGGCTCGTCCGTAGGCTGCAGCACACTCAGGCCATGGGACTGCTGCTCACCGGCCGCAAGGTGCCCGCGGCCGAACTTCACCGCATGGGACTGGTCAACGAGGTCGTACCGGCCGAGGAGCTGGACCACGCCGTCGACCGCTGGGTCGCCGACATCCTCGCCTGTGCCCCCACCTCGCTGCGCGCCATCAAGCAGATGGTGCAGCGCACCGAGCACCTGTCGGCGCGGGAGGCCCACGCGATGCGGCTGCCGGCCCTCACCGAGGCGCTGGACAGCGAGGACGGCAAGGAGGGCGTGCTCGCCTTCCAGGAGAAGCGCGCGCCCGTCTGGCCGGGCCGGTAAAGGAGAGCAACTCATGGTCGACAATTTGTCATCCGGCGTGTGGGGAGTGGTCGCCACACCGTTCCTCGGCCCGTCCCTGGAGGTCGACGAGACCAGCCTGTCCCGGCTGGTGAAGCACTACGAGGGCATCGGCGCCACCGGTCTCACCGTGCTCGGCGTCTTCGGCGAGGCCGCCCGGCTGTCCGCCGACGAACGCCGCACGGTGCTCGAAGTGGTCGCCTCGTCCGTGGAACTGCCGCTCGTCGTCGGTGTCACCGGACTCGCCACGGCACCGGTGATCGAGGAGGCCCGGCTGGTACGCGAGGTGGTCGGTGACCGCCTCGCCGGGCTCATGGTCCAGGTCAACTCCCCGGACCCGCGCGTCGTCGCCGCGCACCTGAACGCCGTGCACGAGGCCACGGGCGCCGGCATCGTCGTCCAGGACTATCCGGAGGCCAGCAAAGTCGCCGTCCGTACGGCCGACCTGGTCAGCGCCGTGCAGGCAGTCCCCTCGGCGGTCGGCGTGAAGGCCGAGGCACCGCCGACCCCGGCGGCCGTCGCGGTCCTGACCGCCCAGCTCGACGTGCCCGTCTTCGGCGGCCTCGGCGGGCTCGGTCTGCTGGACGAGCTGGCGGCCGGGGCCGCCGGCGCGATGACCGGTTTCTCCTGCCCGGAGGGCCTGGTCGCCTGCGTCGACGCCTGGCGCGGCGGCGGTTACGACGCCGCCCGCGAGGCGTACCTGCCGTATCTGCCGCTGGTCAACTTCGAGGCCCAGGCGGGAATCGGACTGGCTGTCCGCAAGGAGGCGATCCGGCGTCGCGGGCTGGTCATGGAGGCCGGCGTGCGCCCGCCGGCCGCTGCCATGCCGGAGTCGCTCGTCCCGCAACTGGAGCGGCACCTGGGGCCGGCCCTGGCCGCTCTGCGGAAGGGGGTGCGGTGATGGATCTCGGAATACGTGGACGTACCGCTGTCGTCGCCGCCTCCACCGGTGGCCTCGGCCGCGCGGTGGCCGAGGCGCTCGCGGCCGAGGGGGCCGCCGTCGTCGTCGCCGGACGGCGCGGTGACCTGGCCGAGAAGATCGCCGCCGGGCTGCCCGAGGCCGTGGGTGTCCAGGCCGATCTCACGGCACCGGACGGGCCGCGTCAACTGATCGAGGCCGCACGCGCGGCGTACGGCGACCCGGACATCCTGGTGCTCAACGGCCCGGGCCCGAAGCCCGGCCGCGCCGTCGACCTCGACGGCGCGGGCACGGACCTCGGATCGGCCGTGGACTCGCTCCTGCTGGCCCAGCAACGTCTGGTGGCACAGGTGCTGCCCGGCATGCGGGAGCGTGCCTGGGGGCGGATCCTCGCCGTGGGCTCCAGCGGTGTCGCCGAGCCGCTGGCCGGCCTGGTGCTGTCCAACGCAGGCCGGGCCGCCCTCGCGGCCTACCTCAAGACCCTCGCCGCCGAGGTCGCCCGCGACGGAGTCACCGTCAACCTGCTGCTGCCGGGTCGGATCGCCACCGACCGGGTCGCGCAGCTCGACGCCGCGCGCGCCGAGCGGGAGCAGCGACCGGTCGCCGATGTCGCGGCCGACTCCCGGGCCGCGATCCCCGCCGGGCGGTACGGCACCCCGGAGGAGTTCGCGGCGGCGGCGGCCTTCCTCTGCAGTGCGCCCGCCTCGTACGTCACCGGAACGGCGCTCCGGTGCGACGGCGGCCTCGTCCGCAGCCTGTGACCGGCCGGAATCCACCCGATGAAGGACCACAATTCATGAGCACTCTGCATCGGATCAGCAACCTGATCGGTGGCAAGGACTTCCCCGGCGACGGTTACGAGCGTCGCAATCCCGCGGACCCGTCCGACCTGGTTTCCGTCTCGCCGGCCTCCGGCGCGGATGCAGTGGACGCCGCGGTCACGGCGGCCTGCGACGCCCAGCCGGGCTGGGCGTCGCTGCCCCCGCCCGCGCGCGGCGCCATCCTGATGGACGCGGCGGAGATTCTGCGCGGCCGTCACGAGGAGATCGCCCGCGACCTGGTGCGGGAGGAAGGCAAGACGCTGGCCGAGGCCCGGGGCGAAGTGCGCCGGGCGATCGATGTGTTCCGCTTCTTCGGTTCCGAGGGCTGGCGGCTCGGCGGCACGACGCTGCCCAGCTCGCAGCCCGACACCCTGGTGCACACCCGACGCGAGGCGCTGGGCGTGGTCGGACTGATCACCCCGTGGAACTTCCCGATCGCCATCCCGGCCTGGAAGATGGCGCCGGCACTGATCGCGGGCAACGCGGTGGTCCTCAAGCCCGCCGAACTCACCCCGGTGTCGACCCGTCACCTCGCCGATGCGCTGGTGCAGGCGGGTCTGCCGGCCGGCGTGCTGAATGTGGTGCACGGCGCCGGACCGGTCGTCGGTGAAGCGCTGGTGACCGACCCCCGGGTGTCGGCGGTGTCGTTCACCGGGTCCACGTCGGTGGGCATGCACATCGAGCGCACCGTCCACGAGCGCCGCGGCCGGGTGCAGGTCGAGATGGGTGGCAAGAACGCCTTGGTGGTGCTCGACGACGCGGACGTCGAGCAGGCCGCACAGATCGCCGCGGCCGGCGGCTTCGCCCTCACCGGACAGGCCTGCACCGCGTCCTCCCGGGTCATCTGTACCCCGGGCGTGTACGAGGCCTTCGTCGCGGCGCTCACCAAGCAGGCGGAACGCTACCGTCCGGGCAACGGTCTGGACGGTGGCACGCTGATGGGCCCGGTGGTCAGCGAGCAACAGCTCGCCGGTGTCAGCGCGGCGATCGAGCGGGCGCGGGACGAGGGCGTGACCGTCGCAGCCGGCGGCGACGCCCCCCAGGGCCTGATGCTGGCACCCACCGTGCTCACCGGTGCCGGCCGGGACAGCGCCGTCGCGCGTGACGAGATCTTCGGGCCCGTGGTGGCCGTGCTCGTCGCCGAGGATCTCGACGACGCGATCGAGCTGGTCAACGACTCCCGGTACGGGCTGGCCGCAGGTGTGTGCACCCGGAGCCTCGCCGACGCGCAGCGGTTCGCCGCGCGCGTCCGGGCCGGCGTGATCAAGGTCAACCGCCCGACGACCGGACTCGACCTGAACGTGCCCTTCGGGGGAGTGAAGGATTCGTCCAGCAACACCTTCCGGGAGCAGGGAGCCGTGGCCACCGAGTTCTACTCCTGGTCCAAGTCCGTCTACATGGGCTGGGACGCCTGAGCCACCGACCAGCCGCACGATCCCGCAAACCGCTGCGGTTGCGTTGTCGGCCGGAGCACCGAGGCCGTGGTGGCCTCGGTGCCGACCCGGTGCGTGGGCTACTCCCGGTCGCCCGCGCCGGCCTTGCGGCGGCGGACCGCCAGCCCGCCGACGACGCCGAGCACTGCCACAGCACCGACACCGGCGGCCACGGTCCCGGTGGACATGGAGGACTCGGCGCTCCTTGCGGCCGGTGCGGCCTTGGCGTAGTTCCAGAAGGCCAGCTGGGTGGGCATCACGCCTGTCGCGTCCGCCTTGCCGGAGACAAGCCCCTTCACGGTGTCCGTACGGGCCGCGTACAGGCCGTTGTCGTAGTACAGGATCATGTCCTGGTTGTGCCGGTACAGGATGTCCTGCATCCGACCGACGATCCGAGCGCGCTCGGCCGGGTCGAAGGCCTTGATCTGCTCCTGGAAGAGTTTGTCGTACTCCTTGTCGCAGTGGAACGCGTCCGTGGAGCCGCTGGTGCCGTCGTCCTGCGGGCGTGTGTCACAGGTCTGGATGCCGAGCATGTAGCTCGGGTCGGGGCCGGTGCCCCAGCTGTCCATCAACATGTCCCAGTCGCCCTTGGCCAGGTTGTCGTTCAGCTTGGTCATGCCGAACGGCTGGATGGTGACCTCGATGCCGATGTCCTTGAGCCAGCCCTTGACGTAGGACGAGATCTGCGCGTCGCCCGTGCTGTCGGAGTGGATACCCAGGCGCAGATCCAGTTTCTTGCCGGACTTCGGGGCCGTGCGTATGCCGTCCTTGCCCTTCT from Streptomyces sp. NBC_01707 includes the following:
- a CDS encoding LD-carboxypeptidase, whose amino-acid sequence is MTSAENTGLLRPPALGAGDRVAVTAASGAPRAEDLEKGVAALESLGLIVDVLPSARAAGVPFDYLAGDDATRAADLTTALTDPRYRAVFMARGGYGAQRTLEGVDFASLGTPTPRVLVGYSDVTALIEAVSVHLGWVSLFGPMPVSDDFSAGSYAFDSLARTLFTPAEATRLSFPAARTLVGGTAEGVTLGGTASLLCSSLATPTSRPARGGILFLEDVDEEPYRLDRILTQLRRSGYLDGVAGILCGTFTGCGDPAEIDALLIDRLGDLGAPVLAGADIGHGVPMQTFPVGVPARLDVDGGTLTFDGPVLA
- a CDS encoding dihydrodipicolinate synthase family protein, with amino-acid sequence MVDNLSSGVWGVVATPFLGPSLEVDETSLSRLVKHYEGIGATGLTVLGVFGEAARLSADERRTVLEVVASSVELPLVVGVTGLATAPVIEEARLVREVVGDRLAGLMVQVNSPDPRVVAAHLNAVHEATGAGIVVQDYPEASKVAVRTADLVSAVQAVPSAVGVKAEAPPTPAAVAVLTAQLDVPVFGGLGGLGLLDELAAGAAGAMTGFSCPEGLVACVDAWRGGGYDAAREAYLPYLPLVNFEAQAGIGLAVRKEAIRRRGLVMEAGVRPPAAAMPESLVPQLERHLGPALAALRKGVR
- a CDS encoding enoyl-CoA hydratase-related protein, whose amino-acid sequence is MSDPYTDEVRYERDGHVARVTISRPKVLNAVDAKTLARLNEIWAEIEADREVRVVVVTGDGDRAFCVGADMSADAVDKTGLQYWADLDPNGFGGLSLRTSLDVPVIARVNGYALGGGMEMVLGCDIVVAADNARFGLTEPRVGRIPLDGGVFRLVRRLQHTQAMGLLLTGRKVPAAELHRMGLVNEVVPAEELDHAVDRWVADILACAPTSLRAIKQMVQRTEHLSAREAHAMRLPALTEALDSEDGKEGVLAFQEKRAPVWPGR
- a CDS encoding SDR family oxidoreductase, giving the protein MDLGIRGRTAVVAASTGGLGRAVAEALAAEGAAVVVAGRRGDLAEKIAAGLPEAVGVQADLTAPDGPRQLIEAARAAYGDPDILVLNGPGPKPGRAVDLDGAGTDLGSAVDSLLLAQQRLVAQVLPGMRERAWGRILAVGSSGVAEPLAGLVLSNAGRAALAAYLKTLAAEVARDGVTVNLLLPGRIATDRVAQLDAARAEREQRPVADVAADSRAAIPAGRYGTPEEFAAAAAFLCSAPASYVTGTALRCDGGLVRSL
- a CDS encoding MFS transporter, whose product is MASLHERSATAARNPLSQRRALLALGGGNAVEWYDWMVYGLLASSIGPQFFPATDGLSSTMSALAVFAVGFAARPLGAIVFGTLADRLGRRLVMLLSIGSMVLTTTVIALLPSHAVIGVWAGVILLACRILQGLSTGIEAPLNSAYIVEMAPEGRTARFGSIISIYVQVGIVAASLVCFLTSEAVGPEVMGDWGWRIPFVIGALGGLFFLWLRRSLPETLHSAADAADPDTAGKPRRTGEVWAEVAHHKLALLTVIFVVAAAQAINYTWTTGLPNLARSAYAEDPSTVFAVTTLSGVVVGALYPLVGRLADRKRISRTFIVTRLAVVPLVFVVLAYQGKGMTTFALVMLVGAPVLAFTMGLYNTVSATLMPASCRVTGVGLGYAVGVAGFGGTAPYVLLWLQDAGAGWAFPVYVAVLCLLSVLLYMLAFRRGSVRAGS
- a CDS encoding FAD-dependent oxidoreductase; this encodes MSTTAAPSGALVHGQSVTLDAIEAPVVRRSDVVVVGGGPAGVSAAVSAARSGASVTLLERYSALGGLASGGMVLVLDDMINGNEITVTGIVDEYVERMAKLGLAVYPPAEERVSSQEMWNKWGRWGAFDFHSHTSPKPICYAVAFDPDGWKRVSNDLVRESGVDLRLHSWFSRPIVQDGAVKGVVCETKSGPQAVMGDVVIDTTGDIDVASRAGATYDKDNYLVTLVFRLGGVDTAAAERFEQENPREARAINRKIKRLLGGAWELWWLKTPVPGVVWCNAPHMTGFDGTDPESLTEAEFEARSRIGNVLDHIRSDLPGFEGAYLLDVAEQMGVRQTRLLQGEYVVTKDDVTSRRHFADSVSRGRDYYTPYRSLLPRGVDQLLVAGRHYSATPEAQRISREIPPCMAMGQAAGIAAATAVEQGVPVRDVDPAVIQSRMRDQGADPGDVPAENATVDATMEVRA
- a CDS encoding helix-turn-helix domain-containing protein translates to MSDANYVPQDGQPDLDALVATVGIQIKALRKQAGYTLDDLSRGSGVSTGLISQIERGKGNPSFATLVQIAHGLDIPIGRLFHLTEQISPVVRRAERRTLDFHGTDGLDDASYELLTPTLNGALEVLWVETQPGHDTSSTPFRHNGEEFGIVLSGVKDVYLDGVRHRLEAGDSITYSSSTPHWYANPGDEPSTSVWVITPPSW
- a CDS encoding aldehyde dehydrogenase family protein, which gives rise to MSTLHRISNLIGGKDFPGDGYERRNPADPSDLVSVSPASGADAVDAAVTAACDAQPGWASLPPPARGAILMDAAEILRGRHEEIARDLVREEGKTLAEARGEVRRAIDVFRFFGSEGWRLGGTTLPSSQPDTLVHTRREALGVVGLITPWNFPIAIPAWKMAPALIAGNAVVLKPAELTPVSTRHLADALVQAGLPAGVLNVVHGAGPVVGEALVTDPRVSAVSFTGSTSVGMHIERTVHERRGRVQVEMGGKNALVVLDDADVEQAAQIAAAGGFALTGQACTASSRVICTPGVYEAFVAALTKQAERYRPGNGLDGGTLMGPVVSEQQLAGVSAAIERARDEGVTVAAGGDAPQGLMLAPTVLTGAGRDSAVARDEIFGPVVAVLVAEDLDDAIELVNDSRYGLAAGVCTRSLADAQRFAARVRAGVIKVNRPTTGLDLNVPFGGVKDSSSNTFREQGAVATEFYSWSKSVYMGWDA
- a CDS encoding CaiB/BaiF CoA transferase family protein — its product is MSTVQPLSGITVVDFTQVFMGPSCTQLLGDYGADVIKVERPGTGDIARTSIPDPAGLDNPIFLSINRNKRSISIDTRTEEGLEAVQELVRGADVVVSNFRAGVMERLGLGYEALRELSPRIIWASGTGFGTSGPYAHKGGQDAIAQAYSGVMWRRVADDDPVTLYPTTLCDYTTGMHLLQGILLALLHRDRTGEGQKVEVSMYDSMLHMQMQEACQQLNRGSEINWAAMPLTAVLPTSDGALIMVGGFKADPLHHISRALELDEDLGERAEFDTLEKQFAHRPELQRIFAEAVAGRSTGYWVKRLEEEDILCAPVRSLEQTLDDEQTAVNNMIVEMDHPVAGRIRALNAPIHLSEGAATVRRVPPRLGEHGEEILGELGYDMQQIAVLREKGILR